The following are from one region of the Streptomyces rubrogriseus genome:
- a CDS encoding nitroreductase family deazaflavin-dependent oxidoreductase, which produces MPDENTGSLRPSPPTRWRRRIARAPLLLFRAGLGPLMGGRLLLLHHTGRVSGQDRRVVLEVVAYDPDSRAWTVASGFGAGADWYRNLGAHPKTVLQFGNRHHAVTARFLSAEDGAEIMADYGARRPRTARRLCAFMGLPSDGSASALRRAGRAIPFVRLESDPPRPFV; this is translated from the coding sequence GTGCCGGACGAGAACACGGGTTCCCTTCGGCCTTCCCCGCCCACGCGATGGCGGCGCAGAATCGCCAGGGCGCCCCTCCTCCTGTTCCGGGCCGGTCTCGGCCCCCTCATGGGCGGGCGCCTGCTGCTGCTCCACCACACCGGACGGGTCTCCGGGCAGGACCGCCGCGTCGTCCTCGAAGTGGTGGCCTACGATCCTGACTCCCGCGCCTGGACCGTCGCGTCCGGATTCGGCGCGGGCGCCGACTGGTACCGCAACCTCGGCGCCCACCCGAAGACGGTCCTCCAGTTCGGCAACCGGCACCACGCCGTCACCGCCCGCTTCCTCTCCGCGGAGGACGGCGCGGAGATCATGGCGGATTACGGCGCGCGCCGCCCCCGCACGGCACGCCGGCTGTGCGCGTTCATGGGCCTGCCCTCCGACGGCAGCGCCTCGGCCTTGCGCCGGGCCGGGCGGGCGATCCCCTTCGTACGCCTGGAGTCGGATCCGCCCCGGCCGTTTGTCTAG
- a CDS encoding glycoside hydrolase family 3 protein — MQDRRLSRRTVIASATVVAASATGVVGAAATPAAAHGRDTRDRRDRRDRRLKKIISRMSIEAKIGQLFVPYFYGTSATSPSQFDQDRNLGELGVRTVAELIAKYHIGGVIYFSGWANNIQDPHQIADLSNGVQRASLALPTPIPSLISIDQEHGANVRIGSGATQLPGAMALGAGRSLSDARTAGRISGTELAALGIHQNFAPVADVNVNPANPIINVRSFGADAREVGRMVAAQVTGYQQVGVVACAKHFPGHGDTGQDSHTGLPVITHTREEWERVDAPPFRAAIAAGVDSIMTAHLQVPALDPSNDPATLSPAILQGVLRDELGFDGVIVTDALNMQGVRTKYGDDRVPVLALRAGADQLLFPPDIDVAYHGVLAAVRAGEITEERLDESVLRILRVKDKAGLFDKSPYASRQEVDRVVGARGHRLAAARIAERTTTLLVNEDEALPLSRRQRRLLVVGASPAFPTDDTRTTVPELAAAFDELGYRTSHLATGRTPDAAKIDEAVAAARGRDAVVVTTDNVNATSAQRTLVSRLLATGVPVVHLAVRNPYDIAHLGDVRASLASYCWTEVELRAAARVIAGRVEPRGKLPVPVQRADDPAEVLFHAGHGLSYDDHRGR, encoded by the coding sequence ATGCAGGACCGGAGACTGTCCAGACGAACCGTCATCGCCTCCGCCACCGTCGTCGCCGCGAGCGCGACGGGCGTCGTAGGTGCCGCGGCCACCCCCGCGGCCGCGCACGGGCGCGACACGCGCGACCGGCGCGACCGGCGCGACCGGCGCCTCAAGAAGATCATCTCCCGGATGAGCATCGAGGCGAAGATCGGCCAGCTGTTCGTCCCGTACTTCTACGGAACGTCCGCGACTTCCCCCAGCCAGTTCGACCAGGACCGCAACCTCGGGGAACTCGGCGTCCGCACCGTGGCCGAGCTCATCGCCAAGTACCACATCGGCGGGGTCATCTACTTCTCCGGCTGGGCGAACAACATCCAGGACCCCCACCAGATCGCGGACCTGTCGAACGGTGTGCAGCGGGCCTCGCTCGCCCTGCCCACGCCCATTCCGTCCCTGATCTCCATCGACCAGGAGCACGGGGCCAACGTCCGCATCGGCAGCGGCGCCACCCAGTTGCCGGGGGCGATGGCGCTCGGCGCGGGCCGCTCGCTCTCCGACGCGCGCACCGCCGGGCGGATCTCGGGCACCGAACTCGCCGCCCTGGGCATCCATCAGAACTTCGCCCCGGTCGCCGACGTCAACGTCAATCCGGCCAACCCCATCATCAACGTCCGCTCCTTCGGCGCCGACGCCCGCGAGGTCGGCCGCATGGTGGCGGCCCAGGTGACGGGGTACCAGCAGGTCGGCGTCGTGGCCTGCGCCAAGCACTTCCCGGGCCACGGGGACACCGGCCAGGACAGCCACACCGGTCTGCCGGTGATCACCCACACCCGCGAGGAGTGGGAGCGCGTCGACGCCCCGCCCTTCAGGGCCGCGATCGCCGCCGGTGTCGACTCGATCATGACCGCGCACCTCCAGGTCCCCGCGCTCGACCCCAGCAACGACCCGGCCACCCTGTCGCCCGCGATCCTCCAGGGCGTGCTGCGCGACGAACTCGGCTTCGACGGCGTGATCGTCACCGACGCCCTCAACATGCAAGGCGTCCGCACCAAGTACGGCGACGACCGCGTACCCGTCCTCGCTCTCAGGGCCGGTGCGGACCAACTGCTGTTCCCACCGGACATCGACGTCGCCTACCACGGGGTCCTGGCCGCCGTCCGCGCCGGTGAGATCACCGAGGAGCGACTCGACGAGTCGGTCCTGCGCATCCTGCGCGTCAAGGACAAGGCCGGACTGTTCGACAAGAGCCCCTACGCCTCCCGGCAGGAGGTCGACCGGGTCGTCGGCGCCCGCGGGCACCGGCTCGCCGCCGCGCGGATCGCCGAACGCACCACCACCCTGCTGGTCAACGAGGACGAGGCGCTCCCGCTGAGCCGTCGGCAGCGGAGGCTGCTCGTGGTCGGCGCCAGCCCGGCCTTCCCGACCGACGACACCCGCACCACGGTGCCCGAGCTGGCCGCGGCCTTCGACGAACTGGGCTACCGCACCTCCCACCTCGCCACCGGCCGGACGCCCGACGCGGCGAAGATCGACGAGGCGGTGGCCGCGGCACGGGGACGGGACGCGGTGGTGGTCACCACCGACAACGTCAACGCCACCAGCGCCCAGCGCACCCTGGTGTCCCGGCTGCTCGCGACGGGAGTGCCGGTCGTCCACCTCGCGGTCCGCAACCCCTACGACATCGCCCACCTCGGCGACGTCCGGGCCTCGCTGGCCTCCTACTGCTGGACCGAGGTCGAACTGCGCGCCGCGGCCCGGGTGATCGCCGGCCGGGTCGAGCCGCGCGGCAAGCTGCCCGTGCCCGTCCAGCGGGCCGACGACCCGGCCGAGGTTCTCTTCCACGCCGGGCACGGCCTGTCGTACGACGACCACCGAGGGCGCTGA
- a CDS encoding TetR/AcrR family transcriptional regulator — protein sequence METDDVPGGAPNADTAARVREVIAAAGVSQREFARRVVMDPSKLSRSLSGTRRFTVAELARIADEGRIDAGRLLGTRSREKPTPPATHVEGGRPLQIVRETVRLIAEHGFHAVRVADIARACATSSAAIHYHFPGRAELLEAAVRWCMDEDTARRAARLAEADDAAAELSQLIALQTPRTAQQRRQWAVWLDLWAEAARSTTVGRLHSEYYRQWRETVADVVRRGVGQGVFRAGLDAQAAALTLTALIDGLATHVLSVDGPASAGAADAMHTALTTHVNDTILAP from the coding sequence GTGGAAACCGACGACGTCCCCGGCGGCGCACCGAACGCCGACACCGCCGCCCGCGTCCGCGAGGTCATCGCGGCCGCGGGCGTCAGTCAGCGCGAGTTCGCGCGCCGCGTCGTCATGGATCCGTCCAAGCTGTCGCGTTCGCTCAGCGGCACCCGCCGCTTCACGGTCGCGGAGCTGGCACGGATCGCCGACGAGGGGCGGATCGACGCGGGCCGGCTGCTCGGCACCCGGTCCCGCGAGAAGCCCACGCCACCGGCGACCCATGTCGAGGGCGGGCGGCCGCTGCAGATCGTCCGCGAGACGGTCCGGCTGATCGCGGAGCACGGATTCCACGCGGTGCGGGTCGCCGACATCGCCCGCGCCTGCGCCACCAGCAGTGCCGCGATCCACTACCACTTCCCGGGGCGCGCCGAGCTCCTGGAGGCGGCCGTGCGCTGGTGCATGGACGAGGACACCGCGCGCCGTGCCGCCCGTCTCGCCGAGGCGGACGACGCGGCGGCGGAGCTGTCCCAGCTCATCGCGTTGCAGACGCCGCGTACCGCGCAGCAGCGCCGCCAGTGGGCGGTGTGGCTCGACCTGTGGGCCGAGGCCGCTCGCTCCACGACGGTGGGCCGTCTGCACTCCGAGTACTACCGGCAGTGGCGCGAGACCGTCGCCGACGTCGTACGCCGAGGTGTCGGACAGGGCGTCTTCCGCGCCGGGCTCGATGCGCAGGCGGCGGCACTGACGCTGACCGCTCTGATCGACGGCCTGGCGACGCACGTCCTGTCGGTGGACGGGCCGGCCTCCGCCGGTGCCGCGGACGCGATGCACACGGCGCTGACCACCCACGTCAACGACACGATCCTGGCTCCGTAG
- a CDS encoding beta-keto acid cleavage family enzyme has protein sequence MPMTENVIITCALTGAGDTVRKSPHVPVTPEQIARNAVEAAAAGAAVVHIHVRDPETGDPSRDPKLYREVVERVKETGTDVVINLTAGMGGDLVIDPDAPLTHLPGTDLVGGLERLPHVEDLLPDICTLDCGSLNFGDGSNLYVSTPDMLRAGARRIQELGVRPELEIFDTGQLWFAKQLLAEGLLDDPTVFQLCMGIPWGAPADPGVLQSMVNMLPDGARWASFALGRMQMPWVAQSILLGGHVRVGLEDNLYLGRGNKATNAQLVERAVTLTESMGARVATPDEARATLGLRPRDRSAATTKERIR, from the coding sequence ATGCCCATGACCGAGAACGTCATCATCACCTGCGCGCTCACGGGCGCCGGCGACACCGTCCGCAAGAGCCCCCACGTTCCCGTCACCCCGGAACAGATAGCCAGGAACGCCGTCGAGGCGGCCGCCGCCGGAGCGGCCGTCGTGCACATCCATGTACGCGACCCGGAGACCGGCGATCCGTCCCGCGACCCGAAGCTGTACCGGGAGGTCGTCGAGCGCGTCAAGGAGACCGGCACCGACGTCGTCATCAACCTCACCGCCGGCATGGGCGGCGATCTGGTCATCGACCCGGACGCCCCGCTCACCCACCTGCCCGGCACCGACCTCGTCGGCGGTCTGGAGCGCCTTCCGCACGTCGAGGACCTGCTTCCGGACATCTGCACGCTGGACTGCGGCTCGCTCAACTTCGGCGACGGCTCGAACCTCTACGTCTCCACTCCCGACATGCTGCGCGCGGGCGCGCGGCGCATCCAGGAGCTGGGCGTGCGGCCCGAGTTGGAGATATTCGACACGGGCCAGCTCTGGTTCGCCAAGCAGTTGCTCGCCGAGGGCCTGCTCGACGACCCGACCGTCTTCCAGCTGTGCATGGGCATCCCGTGGGGCGCGCCCGCGGACCCCGGGGTGCTCCAGTCCATGGTCAACATGCTGCCGGACGGTGCGCGCTGGGCGAGCTTCGCGCTCGGCCGGATGCAGATGCCGTGGGTCGCCCAGTCGATCCTGCTCGGCGGCCACGTCCGCGTGGGCCTGGAGGACAACCTGTACCTCGGCCGGGGCAACAAGGCGACCAACGCGCAGCTCGTCGAACGGGCCGTGACCCTCACCGAGTCGATGGGCGCCCGCGTCGCGACACCGGACGAGGCCCGCGCCACCCTCGGTCTCCGGCCCCGCGACCGGTCCGCCGCGACGACGAAGGAGCGCATCCGATGA
- a CDS encoding 3-hydroxyacyl-CoA dehydrogenase NAD-binding domain-containing protein: MTSPENVRRVACVGAGVIGGGWVAHFLARGYEVTAWDPAPDAEPRLRRLVEAAWPTLTRLGLAEGASTDRLTVTGTLEQAVSDAEFVQESAPEKLDLKRDLLARLDAATPPGVVIASSTSGYPMTDMQTTAADPSRLVVGHPFNPPYLIPLVEVVGGERTDAAAVAWASRFYEVAGKSVITMDNEVPGFIANRLQEALWREALHMVASGEATVRDIDRSITEGPGLRWAVMGPMLTFALAGGEGGMAHMLDHFGPSLKSPWTRLAAPELDKELYDAVVAGCDEAADGRSIADLVAERDRGVVEVLRATGRLGPEEDAR; the protein is encoded by the coding sequence ATGACCTCCCCCGAGAACGTACGCCGCGTCGCCTGTGTCGGCGCCGGAGTCATCGGCGGCGGCTGGGTGGCCCATTTCCTGGCGCGCGGCTACGAGGTGACCGCCTGGGACCCGGCTCCCGACGCCGAACCGAGGCTGCGCCGCCTGGTCGAGGCGGCGTGGCCGACGCTCACCCGGCTCGGCCTCGCCGAGGGCGCGTCGACCGACCGGCTCACCGTCACCGGCACCCTGGAACAAGCCGTCTCCGACGCCGAGTTCGTCCAGGAGAGCGCGCCCGAGAAGCTCGACCTCAAGCGCGATCTGCTGGCCCGCCTGGACGCGGCGACACCGCCCGGCGTCGTCATCGCCTCGTCCACCTCCGGCTATCCGATGACCGACATGCAGACGACGGCCGCGGACCCCTCGCGCCTGGTCGTCGGCCACCCGTTCAACCCGCCCTACCTCATCCCGCTCGTCGAGGTCGTCGGCGGCGAGCGCACCGACGCGGCGGCGGTGGCCTGGGCCTCCCGCTTCTACGAGGTCGCGGGCAAGTCCGTCATCACGATGGACAACGAGGTCCCGGGCTTCATCGCGAACCGCCTCCAGGAGGCGCTGTGGCGCGAGGCGCTGCACATGGTCGCGAGCGGTGAGGCGACGGTCCGGGACATCGACCGGTCGATCACCGAGGGACCCGGGCTGCGCTGGGCGGTGATGGGACCGATGCTGACGTTCGCGCTCGCGGGCGGCGAGGGCGGCATGGCGCACATGCTGGACCACTTCGGCCCGTCCCTGAAGTCGCCGTGGACGCGGCTGGCGGCGCCGGAGCTGGACAAGGAGTTGTACGACGCGGTGGTGGCCGGCTGCGACGAGGCGGCGGACGGCCGCTCCATCGCCGACCTGGTGGCCGAACGCGACCGGGGCGTCGTCGAGGTACTGCGCGCCACCGGCCGCCTGGGCCCCGAGGAGGACGCCCGATGA
- a CDS encoding thioesterase family protein, with translation MTGLPLLHRTVRPEWIDYNGHLSEAFYVLVFGHATDALMARAGLDSGYRESTRCSLYTVESHIRFLRDVPEGAHLAVRTRVLGAAARKARFTHEMYVVPGPDAEPAPDAAAVATSELLAVHVDQLAGRATEFPESVRRRFTELTEPPPHWAGRSIPAVA, from the coding sequence ATGACCGGGCTCCCGCTGCTCCACCGCACGGTCCGGCCGGAGTGGATCGACTACAACGGCCACCTGAGCGAGGCCTTCTACGTCCTCGTCTTCGGTCACGCCACGGACGCGCTGATGGCCCGGGCGGGCCTGGACTCCGGCTACCGCGAGTCCACCCGCTGTTCCCTCTACACGGTCGAGTCCCACATCCGCTTCCTCCGCGACGTGCCCGAGGGGGCACATCTGGCCGTCCGCACCCGTGTGCTGGGCGCGGCGGCCCGCAAGGCGCGTTTCACGCACGAGATGTACGTGGTGCCCGGACCGGACGCGGAGCCGGCGCCCGACGCGGCCGCGGTCGCGACGTCCGAGCTGCTCGCGGTCCACGTCGACCAGTTGGCGGGGCGGGCCACCGAGTTCCCCGAGTCGGTCCGGCGCCGCTTCACGGAGCTGACCGAGCCGCCTCCTCACTGGGCGGGCCGCTCGATTCCCGCGGTGGCCTGA
- a CDS encoding ABC transporter ATP-binding protein, which yields MTTDTRGPAPGRSAVVLALRHYGRELLRLRRLALPALLLPAVGNIGIRYVAPLLIAKLAGQAADDGGLTLGRALPYVLGFGLTLLLAEAVWRVGQHCLNRVDALGMEHLYVSGMDELLAKDAAFFHDNFAGSLTKRVLSFGKRFEDFVDTVTYRIVGSLVPLVFGAVVLWSYEPMLVVGLFLMIALTVVAATPLIRRRQRLVNDREAAIARVSGHVADSLMNMETVRAFAAERREAAEHRGRVADSRRLTLRSWDYGNLRVDTLIAPMSVLTNVLGLLVAIAFGGPGQGVEEVVVAFTYYSNATQIMFEFNQIYRRLESSTTEAAQFTELLLDPPTVVDADAPAPLAPRDSGIRFEAVTFAHAGAKPIFRGLDLDVPAGARIGLVGRSGGGKTTLTRLLLRMSDIDAGRILIGGQDISLLRQSDLRSLIAYVPQEPAMFHRSLRDNIAFARPGATDEEIRAAAAAAHVTEFADLLPDGFDTLVGERGVKLSGGQRQRVALARAILRDAPVLLLDEATSALDSESELLVQDALWRLMDGRTALVVAHRLSTVAGMDRLVVLDRGRVVEQGPHEKLLAADGAYARLWRHQSGGFLGESTGPSGDGDRRDDGDRRDGGPPHVRPPRESSGPPSEEAARSAP from the coding sequence GTGACGACAGACACGCGAGGACCGGCGCCGGGCAGGAGCGCGGTCGTCCTGGCCCTGCGCCACTACGGCCGGGAACTGCTGCGCCTGCGGCGGCTGGCCCTGCCCGCCCTGCTGCTGCCGGCCGTGGGCAACATCGGCATCCGCTACGTCGCGCCCCTGCTGATCGCCAAACTGGCGGGGCAGGCCGCCGACGACGGCGGTCTCACCCTCGGCCGGGCGCTGCCGTACGTGCTGGGCTTCGGTCTGACGCTGCTGCTCGCCGAGGCCGTCTGGCGGGTCGGGCAGCACTGCCTGAACCGTGTGGACGCCCTCGGCATGGAGCACCTGTACGTGAGCGGCATGGACGAACTCCTCGCCAAGGACGCCGCGTTCTTCCACGACAACTTCGCCGGCTCCCTGACCAAAAGGGTGCTCAGCTTCGGCAAGCGCTTCGAGGACTTCGTCGACACGGTGACGTACCGGATCGTGGGCAGTCTCGTCCCCCTGGTGTTCGGGGCCGTGGTCCTGTGGAGCTACGAACCGATGCTCGTCGTCGGCCTGTTCCTGATGATCGCGCTGACGGTGGTGGCCGCGACACCGCTGATCCGGCGCAGGCAACGGCTCGTCAACGACCGGGAGGCCGCGATCGCCCGGGTCTCCGGCCATGTCGCCGACAGCCTCATGAACATGGAGACCGTCCGGGCGTTCGCGGCCGAGCGCCGGGAGGCGGCCGAACACCGCGGCAGGGTCGCGGACTCCCGGCGCCTGACCCTGAGATCGTGGGACTACGGCAACCTGCGCGTCGACACCCTGATCGCGCCCATGTCCGTACTGACCAACGTCCTGGGCCTGTTGGTCGCCATCGCCTTCGGCGGCCCGGGCCAGGGGGTGGAGGAGGTCGTCGTCGCCTTCACCTACTACTCCAACGCCACCCAGATCATGTTCGAGTTCAACCAGATCTACCGGCGGCTGGAGAGCTCGACGACCGAGGCCGCCCAGTTCACCGAGCTGCTGCTGGATCCGCCCACCGTGGTCGACGCCGACGCGCCCGCACCCCTCGCGCCGCGGGACTCCGGCATCCGCTTCGAGGCGGTGACCTTCGCGCACGCGGGTGCGAAGCCGATCTTCCGGGGGCTCGACCTGGACGTGCCCGCGGGCGCCCGGATCGGTCTGGTCGGCAGGTCCGGCGGCGGCAAGACCACGCTCACCAGGCTCCTGCTGCGGATGTCGGACATCGACGCCGGACGCATCCTGATCGGCGGCCAGGACATCAGCCTGCTGCGCCAGAGCGATCTGCGCTCACTGATCGCCTACGTCCCGCAGGAACCCGCCATGTTCCACCGCAGCCTGCGGGACAACATCGCCTTCGCCCGGCCCGGCGCCACCGACGAGGAGATCCGCGCGGCCGCCGCGGCCGCGCACGTCACCGAGTTCGCCGACCTGCTCCCGGACGGCTTCGACACGCTGGTGGGGGAGCGGGGGGTGAAGCTGTCCGGCGGCCAGCGCCAACGCGTCGCCCTCGCCCGGGCCATCCTGCGCGACGCCCCGGTCCTGCTGCTCGACGAGGCGACCAGCGCGCTGGACTCGGAGAGTGAACTCCTCGTCCAGGACGCCCTGTGGCGGCTGATGGACGGACGTACGGCCCTCGTGGTCGCCCACCGACTGAGCACCGTCGCCGGCATGGACCGCCTCGTCGTCCTCGACCGCGGACGCGTCGTCGAGCAGGGCCCCCACGAGAAGCTGCTCGCGGCGGACGGCGCCTACGCCAGGCTGTGGCGGCACCAGTCGGGCGGCTTCCTCGGCGAGAGCACCGGCCCGTCGGGCGACGGGGACCGCCGCGACGACGGGGACCGCCGCGACGGCGGTCCCCCGCACGTCAGGCCACCGCGGGAATCGAGCGGCCCGCCCAGTGAGGAGGCGGCTCGGTCAGCTCCGTGA
- a CDS encoding GntR family transcriptional regulator — MPHLKSQAISVQTHLRDQVGDALRAALIAGDLRPGVVYSAPTLAAELGVSATPVREAMLDLAREGLVEAVRNKGFRVTEMTERDLDEFTEIRALIEVPTVGRVAATATAEQLEALRPLAQQIVTAARKHDVLKYLEADHRFHLELLALAGNHHLVEVVGDLRKRSRLFGLGSLNETGRLVASAQEHVDLLDLMAAGRGTEAEECMRRHLAHVRTLWADGRTHVED, encoded by the coding sequence ATGCCGCATCTCAAGTCCCAGGCGATCTCCGTCCAGACCCATCTGCGCGACCAGGTCGGTGACGCGCTCCGCGCCGCCCTCATCGCCGGTGACCTGCGTCCGGGGGTCGTCTACTCCGCCCCCACCCTCGCCGCGGAGTTGGGCGTCTCCGCGACTCCGGTGCGCGAGGCCATGCTGGACCTGGCCAGGGAGGGCCTGGTCGAAGCCGTGCGCAACAAGGGCTTCCGGGTCACCGAGATGACCGAGCGGGACCTCGACGAGTTCACCGAAATCCGAGCCCTGATCGAGGTTCCCACCGTGGGCCGCGTCGCCGCGACGGCGACCGCGGAGCAACTGGAGGCGCTGCGCCCGCTGGCACAGCAGATCGTCACCGCGGCCCGGAAGCACGACGTCCTCAAGTACCTCGAAGCCGACCACCGGTTCCACCTGGAGCTGCTGGCCCTGGCGGGCAACCACCATCTCGTGGAGGTGGTGGGCGATCTGCGCAAGCGTTCACGCCTGTTCGGGCTGGGCAGCCTGAACGAGACGGGGCGGCTGGTCGCTTCCGCCCAGGAACACGTCGACCTCCTGGACCTGATGGCGGCCGGCCGCGGCACCGAGGCCGAGGAGTGCATGCGCCGCCATCTCGCGCACGTCCGCACACTGTGGGCGGACGGCAGGACGCACGTCGAGGACTGA
- a CDS encoding M9 family metallopeptidase, with protein sequence MRTSCVRRRPGAALPLALAVAMGAGLPQRSYGALPSAPASAARAAHTGQQHAGPPPVAQSVTAPSEHVGRERLTASSIPPLAASKDALKQSYGQQKEPAEPRTADRGKPTAAAAACDVSAFTTRTGGALVRQIKSATTDCVNTLFNLTGNDAHQAFREAQMTTVAHALRDGSASYPGNAGTGMPQLVLYLRAGYYVHYYNASTVGGYGSTLQTAIRAGLDAFFASPHSRDVGDANGETLAEAVTLIDSAEENARYIHVVKRLLADYDSSWNSSWWMLNAVNNVYTVTFRGHQVPAFVSAVQSDPGLIDALYGFASGHLALLGTDQSYLTSNAGRELGRFLQHSALRSKVRPLAAGLLNSTSITGTTAPLWVGVAEMTAYYDPANCSSYGTCDLPAQLAKAVLPVTYACGSGITIRAQQMSSGELSSSCDSLRGQDAYFHSVARDGGPVAGDQNDTIEVVVFDSSTDYQTYAGAMFGIDTNNGGMYLEGDPSATGNQPRFIAYEAEWLRPDFQIWNLNHEYTHYLDGRFDMYGDFDANITTPTIWWVEGFAEYVSYSYRGVPYTEAMTEAGRGTYALSTLFDTTYSHDTTRVYRWGYLATRYMLEKHRADLDTVLGHYRAGDWNAARAHLTGTIGTRYDDDWYTWLAGCAAGDCGGGTGTECTGTDTRELGQNCRRSGQAATTGNYAYLYLHVPAGTARLTVTTSGGTGDADLYYGDSGWPGTTGYTRRATGAGNSHTLTVDRPAAGAHYISLYAVDGFDGVTVATGY encoded by the coding sequence GTGAGAACGTCATGTGTCCGGCGGCGTCCGGGGGCGGCCCTGCCGCTGGCCCTGGCCGTCGCCATGGGCGCCGGCCTGCCGCAGCGCAGCTACGGCGCCCTGCCCTCGGCCCCCGCGTCCGCCGCACGGGCCGCGCACACCGGACAGCAGCACGCCGGTCCCCCGCCCGTGGCCCAGTCCGTCACCGCCCCGAGCGAGCATGTGGGCAGGGAGCGGCTGACGGCCTCGTCGATTCCCCCGCTGGCGGCGAGCAAGGACGCGCTCAAGCAGTCCTACGGGCAGCAGAAAGAGCCCGCGGAGCCGCGGACCGCGGACCGGGGGAAGCCCACGGCCGCGGCCGCCGCGTGCGACGTATCCGCCTTCACCACCCGCACCGGCGGCGCACTGGTGCGGCAGATCAAGTCGGCCACGACCGACTGCGTCAACACCCTGTTCAACCTGACCGGAAACGACGCCCACCAGGCCTTCCGCGAAGCACAGATGACCACCGTCGCCCACGCCCTGCGCGACGGTTCGGCGTCCTACCCCGGCAACGCCGGCACCGGCATGCCGCAGCTCGTGCTCTACCTCCGCGCCGGCTACTACGTGCACTACTACAACGCCAGTACGGTGGGCGGCTACGGCAGCACCCTGCAGACCGCGATACGCGCGGGGCTCGACGCCTTCTTCGCCAGTCCGCACTCCCGCGACGTCGGCGACGCCAACGGTGAGACCCTCGCGGAGGCCGTGACCCTCATCGACAGCGCCGAGGAGAACGCCCGCTACATCCACGTCGTCAAGCGGCTGCTGGCGGACTACGACTCCTCCTGGAACTCCTCCTGGTGGATGCTCAACGCGGTCAACAACGTCTACACCGTGACCTTCCGTGGTCACCAGGTGCCCGCGTTCGTGAGCGCCGTCCAGTCGGATCCCGGCCTGATCGACGCCCTGTACGGCTTCGCGTCCGGTCACCTCGCACTCCTGGGTACGGACCAGTCCTACCTCACGTCCAACGCCGGTCGTGAACTCGGCAGGTTCCTGCAGCACTCCGCTCTGCGGAGCAAGGTCCGCCCGCTGGCCGCCGGCCTGCTGAACTCGACCTCGATCACCGGCACCACCGCCCCGCTCTGGGTCGGCGTCGCCGAGATGACCGCCTACTACGACCCCGCCAACTGCTCCTCCTACGGCACCTGCGACCTGCCGGCCCAGCTGGCGAAGGCGGTGCTGCCGGTGACGTACGCGTGCGGTTCCGGCATCACCATCAGGGCCCAGCAGATGTCGTCGGGCGAGCTGTCCTCCAGCTGTGACAGCCTGCGCGGCCAGGACGCCTACTTCCACTCGGTCGCCCGGGACGGCGGGCCGGTCGCGGGCGACCAAAACGACACGATCGAGGTCGTGGTCTTCGACTCGAGCACCGACTACCAGACCTACGCCGGTGCCATGTTCGGAATCGACACCAACAACGGCGGCATGTACCTCGAGGGCGACCCGTCGGCGACCGGCAACCAGCCGCGCTTCATCGCCTACGAGGCCGAATGGCTGCGCCCCGACTTCCAGATCTGGAACCTCAACCACGAGTACACCCACTACCTCGACGGCCGCTTCGACATGTACGGCGACTTCGACGCCAACATCACCACCCCGACCATCTGGTGGGTCGAAGGTTTCGCCGAGTACGTCTCCTACTCCTACCGCGGCGTTCCGTACACCGAAGCGATGACCGAGGCCGGCCGCGGCACCTACGCGCTGAGCACCCTCTTCGACACCACGTACAGCCACGACACCACCCGCGTCTACCGCTGGGGCTACCTCGCCACGCGGTACATGCTTGAGAAGCACCGCGCCGACCTGGACACGGTTCTCGGCCACTACCGCGCAGGCGACTGGAACGCCGCCCGCGCCCATCTGACCGGCACCATCGGCACCCGCTACGACGACGACTGGTACACCTGGCTGGCGGGCTGCGCCGCCGGTGACTGCGGCGGCGGCACCGGCACCGAGTGCACCGGCACCGACACCAGGGAGCTGGGGCAGAACTGCCGGCGGAGCGGCCAGGCCGCCACCACCGGGAACTACGCGTACCTCTACCTCCACGTCCCGGCCGGCACCGCGCGGCTGACGGTCACCACCTCCGGCGGCACGGGCGACGCGGACCTGTACTACGGCGACAGCGGCTGGCCGGGCACCACCGGCTACACACGGCGTGCCACGGGCGCCGGCAACAGCCACACCCTGACCGTCGACCGACCGGCGGCCGGCGCCCACTACATCAGTCTGTACGCGGTGGACGGCTTCGACGGGGTGACCGTCGCCACCGGCTACTGA